TATATACCAACTTAAGTTTTCTTCCTAGAGTCTTCACACCACGTGGAGGCTCTTTAAGCATCTTATTTACAAACTGTTTTCTAAAGaaccaaaaactgaaagattTTCTGGGCATCTAAAGGCGTTTTTTTTATGGCATCTTGCGAAGAACCCATCTTAGCACCACTGTGCATATCTTGTCTTTGACTTCTATTTAACTAAATATCAATAAAACTCAATAATTAATTTTCAATAGAAACTTAAAATTAACTTTATCCTAACTTTACCTTCCACCCAAAACCTCTTACTAATCCTAActtagaatttacaaccatttgtcactgtgaaattagacctctgcatttaacccatccatgcagtgaaacacccacatacatgcacactagtgaacacacacactagggggcagtaagcacacttgcccagagcagtgggcacagtggcgtggtgagtagcgctgtcgcctcacagcgaggagggtctgggttcgattccccggccgggcgaccagggtcctctctgtgtggagtttgcatgttgtctgcgtgggtttcctccgggttctccggtttcctcccacggtccaaagacatgcagtcaggccaattggacatgctaaattgcccctaggtgtgagtgactgtctgtgtctgtctgtctgccctgcgatggactggcgacctgtccagggtgtatcctgccttccgcccgaagactgctgggataggctccagcacccccctgcgaccctgacggagaagcggcttagaaaatggatggatggatatatatatatatatatatatatatatatatatagtgatttagttaagttcagtattatatgtagttaaaaagcagctcctggtttgatcaatcagtgcttcagtaaattgtgctcatgatgtaattgatgatattaacaagtctctgtggcagctgtgaaggtgtcaaggaaaaatatggacccaagaaattcttgttactttttattgtttttatgtttatttgaattatgaatatgactttattctaatgtatattgtgataaactcactgctgaggtcaataggtaaaaagtttgcttagatgcctaaaactttcgtacagtactgtatgactACAGGGCAATCAGCTCATCACTGTGAACCAGTTCTCCCCATCCCCACTTAGACATATTCGTCAAGTTacagaagaacctttgaaaATATGTAGGAAAATGGAACAAAGTTCCTCTATTGCACAACACTGCAGCACTGGGAACGGATTAGGGAAAGAATGAGAGGGACAAGGCCACATGCTCCAAACACACGCAAGCCAAAATGCATGACAAAGCGTTTCTCTGTTCAGCTACTCATACACAGCAAACACCCACTGTATACTGAGTTACACAGCACTGATTGGATTACTTTTGCTcaggaaaagtaaataaaccaAAGCATTTAATACTTAGActatgtctttacagtggttttgacaggaaccaggggtcacaaagTCTACAACTATCCaacaccaccagtgaacctacacacgcCTTCTTTATCGTTGTGtaacgttgatgatggaaaatggaaatagctgaaaatttgagaaaaaaaaatggggggggggggggttattttgccttataacaccctgcatgtaccctcCCAAAATAAGTGGATTAATAAGACGTTTCAGGCCAGAACTTTATCACGAAACTAATGCATCAGGCaataactgtctgtgagggagcttttagagttggacgtctggttcctatcaccatcactatgaacaattctgactctgcagaGTTCTAGAACggagcttttcacaccaaaccgctctgaatgactttgtttgcatctcaaccgTTTAAATACGTAGGAAAATATGGTGGAGCTCCACTTTAAACCCATTAATACTTTCTAATATACATAGAaactacatacacacaaatactcaTAACATATAGGAGAAGACGGCTGTAAAGCAGCTTAAACATTAACGCAGCGTGTTTTTCAGGCTATACTTTGCACTTTAACACAGATTACAAGATTATATTCACGCGTTTGGGGTTTTTTAGCTGCAAACGAGGATGACGCAGCTTATCCGTTTGtatatttaaagacaataaatatataaagttaTTAGCGGCTTTATTATTAACCTAGTTGTTTACTACTCGTATCTTCCAGTTTTGCTGTTCACGTTGCAGTTATAATGTTTACACAGTGAGTTATTACACCGTTACAGCGCTCAGTGGAGTTTTTTTGCCTGTAACGCCGCCAGAGAGCGGAGGGCAGCGGTCTTACCTGCCCgaagagctgctgctgctgctgctgccgtcTTTATCCGAGCCGAGCTCTGACTCTCTTCACCACTTTCCACACAAGCCTATGCGCACGTTGCACAACAAACACGGAGCTTTCCGTATTTCAGTCCATCTGCGCAGACCCGCCGCACTCTAACAGAGAGCAGCTCTCACTGCATTGTGGGAAGGGTAGTTTGGTTCTGGGCTAACCCAGTTAGCGTTAGCTCACTGGCTCTCCGttatctttttgttttctgttcgCTAGGACGGCATTTTAGGGCCACgttaataaaaatagtagacttcgAGAAGAAAGTCGcactattttgagaaaaaaacgTAGTAATAGTTAAAGgaaaaagtcatactatttCGAGGGGACAACATcttaatattttaagaaaaaattggaatatttcaagaaaaaagttgcactattttgaggaaaaaattttatatttaaagaaaaaaatagtaaaattttaagaaaaaaagtcatactatttaGAGGGAAAACaatatttcgagaaaaaaatagtaatatttataatattcaaataaatagattaaaCATAACTATAGACTAAACCTATCCAGAAACCAaccttggggcagtcgtgggctggaggttagggaaccggccctgtgaacggaaccggaaggttgccggtttgatccccagcactgacagtccatgactgaggtgtccttgagcaagacacctaactaactaattgctccctgggtgctgtggatagggctgcccactgctccaggcaagtgtgctcactgccccctagtatgtggtgtttcacttcatggatgggttaaatgtggtgGTGGAATTTACCTggttgtgtgattttttttttttttttttttaatcacttaaaccagctggagtgattactaatgcaaataagtccattcgtctccaaatcatTGATGTTAgttttaaatctctctcttagCCATTTAGCTACTAGATTCTTATCCATGTtactatggtgaccagcagtctgtgcgccattatgaacacctttgggatgaatcagagtggagactgtgagccaggccttctcatccaacatcagcgtctgacctcacaaatgcgcttctggaagaacggtcaaaaattcccataaacacacccctaatccttgtggaaagccttcctagaagagttgaagctgttatagctgcaaagggtgggccgacatcgtattaaaccctatggattaagaatgggatgtcagtcaagttcatatgcgtgtgaaggcagacgagcaaatattTTTATCAGTATAGTGCATCATTATCGACTTTAAATAGAAACACTAGCCTTTTTTGATCATATTGCAATGCAAATATCAAAATTCAAATAACTAAATTAAAGCAACGACTGTGAAATAGTCACCAAGGAGTTGCTTTAATCCCATCTGCCAAAAAACTGTATTCTGTATATCTGTATTTGGCAATCAGCAAACTAAGGagcagagcaaaaaaaaaaatcattaattgCATTAACTCATATGTAAAAGGCATTCAGGCAATACAGACAGGTGTGCACACTCTCAGCTTATTAAGTTTATAAGAAGTTTGTTCACATTTGTAATTCTTCTCAAAACCATACTAATGCACAGATTTCAGTTGGTAGTTTGCAGCCATGAAGCAAGTGCTTTAATTGATAATTGCAGATTATATAAATTGTAATGTAACTTTTTGCAAGTAGGCAAAATATCACCTCTAGATGAAGACAGCCACTCAAAATTCTCAGATgccaaaagaataaaacatttatttcagtcattaatGACAGACTTGAGTCAATGTGGGTTCCAATGATTACTGAgattcagctccagtcctgtaGGACAGCTGCGATAGCTTTGTGCTTCTCCTGCTCCAGTTATAGCAATAACTTCTGATGTGTTGgagcagaaaaaacacaaaactgtgcAGTGCCTCCAGGAGCAGAGCTGGTAAACACTAATTATACTATTCCAAATTAACTGAGAAGCCCCCGCATCCATGTACAGACTATTCAATAAACTGCTTGTGACCAGCTGTTCAGAAAACAAATTGGTAACTGGTCACTCAAAGATGTATAAAGAACATATGGGAGATCACTCGCTGCCTAATAACATTTAAGTCCATCCTGGACCAGAAAATAAATATCGACTCTTCCCGTCGTGAGGCGCTGTGTGCAAATGAGGATATCGTTTTCCATTctgtctccctcactctcccagTTTCCATATTCCAAACATCGGGCCATTAAACTCCGCGCTCTTCAAATTAACGTCACATGAGCCGACACACTGCGCTGTCCAAACACAGCAAAGTCCTCCAGGATCACTCAGTCCGTTTCCATCGCGCCACTGTGGGTCTCTTTGGAGACCATTAATCTCATCAGTTTCCCATGTAGCTTCTCGATCTTCTTCACGTCTTGCGCCTGGTCGGTCTTATACTGTAGACACTGTaatcagagagagacacagggattCATTCATGCAACAAACAGCTGAGGTACACAAAGCAgttcattataaataataataataataataataaataagcaaCTTACCACAGAGTTATCTGTGACTTTCATACAGAGATTCCCGTCGCAGTGTCTGTATTTGAGCACAACTCTGACCTGGACAGAGAAACAAGCAAGCATGAAGACAAGCCAATGGCATTACAAGGCTTTAGGCTTAGTAGCCCGTAAATTCTGAAGTATGGAAAAGTGACCATCGCACGCGTGAAGCCACTTCATTGTGTAACCAAATAAACAATTCTGATTACTATCAGAGAAGGATTAGGGTCTCTTCATGAGTAAAGACCAAGAAGCTGGTCTTTAAGCTGCCAACAAAATATCAGTAAATCAGGTCAGGAAAGGAATGCTTTCATGCACTTTAATCTCCCAGGGTTTTTTGCGTATAGGTTTGGGAAAAGTCTGGAATTTAACCTTTTCATGGCCAACAACTAAACGTCGTACGATTAGGAACTTGTTTTTTGGGAAACGGAGCACAGAACATCTCGAtacaaagatgattcttcaatgGAAGAGTGAGCATCACAGGTAACACGCTCTCTAAGACAATCTTAACGCCAAGAAGCTATTGAGAAACCGGACCCGAATTTAAAGGAGGGCTGCCCAACGTACGAAAGCCACTCCATGGCCAAATGAGAGAAACACTGCTATAAATAACTCAACAAAttctatatttacatattttaatcaATAACACAATGGCTTATAAAATACACTCAATTTCAAGCCCTCCTACCTTCTTTAGGGGtatatttgggggcagtcgtgggctggaggttcgggaaccggccctgtgattGGAAGTttactggttcgatccccagcactggCAGTACATgtctgagatgtccttgagcaagacacctaacttcCAAATGCTACCTGGGCGctgaggatagggctgcccaccactccaggcaagtgtgctcactgccccctagtgtgtatgtagtgtttcactgcacggatgggttaaatgcagagatgaaatttcccAATTTGTGGGACTAACAAAGGTAAATTGTTGGGTGTTTTAGGCCCTCTGCCTACCACAAATATTGGGCCCCCAGGACAaaatgtttggacacccctggtctacTCAGATGTGCCTTAAATGAAAGTCTGATAAtaatttggtcattttctttcattctcaaTTAAATTAGGACTGTGCGCCGTTCTGTTAAAACAAGTTTTACGAGATCCTCGCTAACTAGCTAATAAGTTATTACTATGATAAAGTGCTAAATGCTTATTTTTGACAGATTTGTGCTGAGGCAAGCTCAAAACACATACAGAGGCCAGGAAATGTAACTTTCACTGATGGTCTTCAACATTAACGGGTTCATAGTCTTGATGCTGCTGAGCAAACAGCTGGGAGCAGATCTCAAACCGCTGCCTCGACTCTGGTAAACAATCCCGCTCAGCTAGGCGACGATTCGGCGTGTTTGAGCTCATTCAAACGCCTCATTTCACCGCATAAACAACCAAAAACGCACATTAATGAGATTTGGAGTTAAACTAAGACGCCTCGACGACACGACGGCGGACCGACCGCTCGTTAGCCGGTTAGCAGAAGCGGATCAAACAGCTATGTTACCTTCATCGGGTCCGTCAGGTAGAGCTTTTCCGCCGCTCGGGCAAACTCTTCCCACGTCTGATAATAAGGCATGATTTACTGAAATGAGAACTAAAGACAGAAACGATTTAAAAAGTGGAAATTATAACTTTAAACAGTCTTCAGCGACTTCACACCACCTCAGCGCAGAGCCCGACCGAGACTACCAGGGCCGCATACAGCTACTAGGACAGCGTTGATTGGACCAATGGAAATGCGGCCACCAATGAAAACTCGCATTACTACCAAGTAGCGTGTGCCAAAGAACAGGCTGCCATAATACGAGTACGTGGcgctttttaaaacaaatacaaaataaaagcacGAAAAAAATATCAATTATAACATAACACATAGATGCAATGTAAAATAACAGGATTTTATTAAGTTTATGTTTCATTAAGTTTATGAAAGTGAGTTTCTACAGGAAACatcaacaggaaaaaaataaataaaagataagataagacgCCTTTATTGTCAGTGTACAACGAAACTGAGCAGCAAtccacacaaaataaataaacatatagctaaaatatttaaagtgcagatttaGGGAAAAATAGTATATACctaaatataaagaaaaggactataaaactatatattctaaacagacaataggaaagtgaggtagcagttagttattgcacattccttggGTAGCTTATAGAGATATATAACATTGCACatcttaagaattattgcacgGAAAGAATATAGATTGCACACTTGAGAGGAAAAATCAGCATGATGAAGAGAAAGAAGGCCGTATGAGGTTAAAGATAATTGAAGGCCTTTGCTTTAATAGGTTTACa
This genomic interval from Pygocentrus nattereri isolate fPygNat1 chromosome 4, fPygNat1.pri, whole genome shotgun sequence contains the following:
- the srp9 gene encoding signal recognition particle 9 kDa protein, whose product is MPYYQTWEEFARAAEKLYLTDPMKVRVVLKYRHCDGNLCMKVTDNSVCLQYKTDQAQDVKKIEKLHGKLMRLMVSKETHSGAMETD